The proteins below come from a single Malus domestica chromosome 03, GDT2T_hap1 genomic window:
- the LOC139194826 gene encoding uncharacterized protein translates to MAKESSVNLEGDDFHATPPSPHSDIDINPNQRLSSVLLNEFNYLSWERAVSLALGGRSKLGYVNGAIPMPETTSPEYDAWLCKDQLVMSWLLNSMDRKIAEIFSYAESSMTLWKNLKEMYGNQNNAACVFQLKKDIACLQQEGKPFVQHLGKLTTMWNELNVYRLHTIDAVVLTKRAEEDKIFQLLASLSHEFEDLRSHIIMNPDLPSFSSVCATIQREEV, encoded by the coding sequence ATGGCTAAAGAAAGCTCAGTAAATTTGGAAGGAGACGACTTTCATGCAACTCCACCATCACCACACTCAGATATTGATATCAACCCAAATCAACGTCTTAGTTCTGTCTTGCTAAATGAGTTTAACTATCTTTCATGGGAGAGAGCAGTTTCTCTTGCTCTGGGAGGACGATCAAAGCTTGGTTATGTTAATGGTGCTATTCCAATGCCTGAGACTACCTCACCGGAGTATGATGCTTGGCTATGCAAAGACCAGTTGGTCATGTCATGGCTACTTAATTCCATGGATCGTAAGATTGCAGAAATTTTTAGCTATGCTGAATCCTCCATGACTCTTTGGAAAAATCTCAAGGAAATGTATGGAAATCAGAACAATGCGGCTTGTGTGTTTCAGTTAAAGAAGGACATTGCTTGTTTGCAACAGGAAGGGAAGCCATTTGTGCAACATCTTGGAAAGCTGACCACTATGTGGAACGAGCTGAATGTGTATCGACTACACACCATCGACGCTGTTGTGCTAACTAAGAGAGCCGAGGAAGACAAAATATTCCAACTCCTAGCAAGCCTGAGCCATGAATTCGAAGATCTTCGAAGCCATATCATCATGAATCCCGACCTGCCTTCTTTTTCAAGTGTGTGTGCCACAATTCAAAGAGAAGAGGTTTGA
- the LOC103429483 gene encoding anaphase-promoting complex subunit 6-like isoform X1, whose amino-acid sequence MRKWMNKGICKTQRIPISCTWIKMVKIMRSIYLLQYAFYEARHMKHWKTVSRPDSGIKLLSKLIPYVMRLWNVLLRITCLHATKFLMQAKTTCPSDPLVYNEPGVVAYHLKEIYEEAIKFYEKALALSTRSVSTYAVLAYAYHLQDNLNAAITYYQKAPWLKPDDQFCTEMLSVALVDDSRRGVDSGTEFLRLNTCLVLRCFYKKWV is encoded by the exons ATGCGAAAGTGGATGAACAAGGGAATCTGTAAGACTCAAAGGATTCCAATATCATGTACTTGGATAAAGATGGTGAAGATCATGAGATCAAT ATATCTTCTGCAATATGCTTTTTACGAGGCAAGGCATATGAAGCATTGGAAAACCGTGTCCAGGCCCGACAGTG gTATAAAGCTGCTATCAAAGCTGATCCCTTATGTTATGAG gCTTTGGAATGTCTTATTGAGAATCACATGCTTACATGCAACGAAG TTTCTTATGCAGGCGAAGACCACTTGCCCATCAGATCCACTAGTATACAATGAACCTGGTGTTGTTGCTTATCATTTGAAGGA GATATATGAAGAAGCTATTAAATTCTATGAGAAAGCACTTGCATTGTCGACAAGAAGTGTGAGTACTTATGCAGTTCTTGCATATGCTTACCATTTGCAG GATAATCTTAATGCAGCAATTACATACTATCAGAAG GCTCCATGGCTAAAACCAGACGATCAGTTTTGCACCGAAATGTTAAGTGTGGCTTTAGTAGATGATAGCCGTCGTGGTGTAGACTCCGGAACTGAATTTCTACGCTTAAATACTTGTTTGGTACtaaggtgcttttataaaaaatgggtatGA
- the LOC139194825 gene encoding uncharacterized mitochondrial protein AtMg00810-like: MDVKNAFLHGELEEEVYMKLPPGHPQSNNPEMVCKLHKSIYGLKQSPRAWYAKLSHVLERVGFCQSIADSSLFVRSSSVGKLVVLIFVDDLIVTGDNMSEINTLKQYLNNKFAIKDLGTLKYFLGIEMAHSHKSFFLNQRKYVMDLLHEAKMTDCKLARTSLDSNLKLKTHGDLVPNLSYYQRMVSKLIYLIITRPEISYAVSIVSQFMHSPSMDHLKIVHRVLRYLKGSIGRGILMRNNSHTQISGYTDVDWAVNSLDRKSTIGFCTFVGGNLVTWKSKKQSVVARSSAEAENRAMASTTCELIWLKSLLLALGFPHQQPMSLHCDNQAAMHIASNPVFHERTKHIEVDCHYFRNQVQSKVIDTHYTRSHDQLADIFTKGLTYANFQRLLFKLGSINPFDPALGGVLEERMATRVRLGCMFTVQRILG, translated from the coding sequence atggatgttaaaaatgcTTTCCTGCATGGTGAACTTGAAGAAGAGGTTTACATGAAGTTACCCCCAGGTCATCCTCAATCAAACAATCCAGAAATGGTGTGCAAACTCCATAAATCCATTTATGGTCTCAAGCAAAGTCCACGTGCATGGTATGCCAAGCTTAGTCATGTTCTGGAAAGGGTTGGTTTTTGTCAAAGTATTGCGGATTCTTCCCTATTTGTTCGTTCCAGCTCAGTGGGTAAACTAGTTGTGCTCATTTTTGTTGATGATCTAATTGTGACAGGTGATAATATGTCAGAGATTAATACTCTTAAACAGTATCTCAACAACAAGTTTGCTATCAAGGATCTTGGCACTCTCAAATACTTTCTGGGCATCGAGATGGCACACTCTCACAAGAGTTTCTTCCTCAACCAACGCAAGTATGTCATGGATCTTCTTCACGAAGCAAAAATGACAGATTGCAAGCTTGCTCGTACCTCATTGGATAGCAACTTGAAGCTAAAAACTCATGGTGATCTAGTTCCCAATTTAAGTTACTATCAAAGAATGGTTAGCAAACTCATTTATCTGATTATCACACGTCCTGAAATATCATATGCCGTCAGCATTGTTAGCCAGTTTATGCACTCTCCAAGCATggatcatttgaagattgttcATCGTGTGCTACGTTATCTGAAGGGTTCCATTGGTAGAGGAATTCTTATGCGCAACAATAGTCACACTCAGATCTCAGGCTATACCGATGTTGACTGGGCAGTCAATTCTCTCGATCGCAAGTCTACCATTGGGTTTTGTACGTTTGTGGGAGGCAACCTAGTtacctggaaaagcaagaaacaaagtgttgTTGCACGCTCTAGTGCAGAGGCAGAGAATCGTGCTATGGCGTCGACTACTTGTGAACTTATTTGGCTCAAAAGCCTTCTGTTGGCTTTAGGTTTTCCTCATCAACAACCCATGTCCCTACACTGTGATAATCAGGCCGCGATGCACATTGCATCGAATCCTGTATTCCATGAGCGAACtaaacatattgaagttgatTGTCACTACTTCAGAAATCAAGTTCAGTCCAAGGTGATCGATACTCACTACACGCGCAGTCATGATCAACTTGCGGATATTTTCACAAAAGGATTAACCTATGCTAATTTTCAGCGTCTTTTGTTTAAGCTTGGATCAATTAATCCCTTTGATCCAGCTTTAGGGGGAGTATTGGAAGAAAGAATGGCAACTAGGGTTAGGTTAGGTTGCATGTTCACCGTACAAAGGATTTTAGGGTGA
- the LOC103429485 gene encoding ras-related protein RABA1b, which translates to MAGYKADDDYDYLFKVVLIGDSGVGKSNLLSRFTKNEFNLESKSTIGVEFATRTLTVDGKVIKAQIWDTAGQERYRAITSAYYRGAVGALLVYDVTRHATFENVDRWLKELRNHTDSNIVVMLVGNKSDLRHLVAVSTEDGKSYAEKESLYFMETSALEAKNVENSFAEVLTQIYHVVSKKAVEGGENGTSSVPAQGEKINIKDDVSALKRVGCCSS; encoded by the exons ATGGCTGGATACAAAGCCGACGATGACTACGACTACCTCTTCAAGGTGGTCTTGATTGGGGACTCCGGTGTGGGCAAGTCCAATCTGCTCTCCAGGTTCACTAAGAACGAGTTCAACCTGGAGTCCAAATCCACCATTGGAGTTGAATTCGCCACCAGGACCTTAACCGTTGACGGCAAAGTCATCAAGGCTCAGATTTGGGACACTGCTGGCCAAGAAAG GTATCGCGCCATCACTAGTGCGTACTATCGCGGGGCTGTGGGTGCACTCCTTGTGTACGATGTCACTCGCCATGCGACATTTGAGAATGTTGACAGATGGCTGAAAGAATTGAGGAACCACACCGATTCCAACATTGTTGTGATGCTTGTTGGGAACAAATCAGATCTGCGCCACCTTGTAGCTGTCTCAACTGAAGATGGGAAGTCCTATGCCGAGAAGGAATCACTCTACTTCATGGAAACATCTGCACTGGAAGCAAAGAATGTGGAAAACTCCTTCGCTGAAGTTCTGACTCAAATATACCATGTTGTGAGCAAGAAGGCAGTTGAAGGGGGAGAAAACGGAACTTCATCAGTCCCAGCACAAGGagagaaaataaatataaaggATGATGTGTCCGCTTTGAAGAGAGTCGGGTGCTGCTCAAGCTAG
- the LOC103429483 gene encoding anaphase-promoting complex subunit 6-like isoform X2, with protein MYLDKDGEDHEINISSAICFLRGKAYEALENRVQARQWLWNVLLRITCLHATKFLMQAKTTCPSDPLVYNEPGVVAYHLKEIYEEAIKFYEKALALSTRSVSTYAVLAYAYHLQDNLNAAITYYQKAPWLKPDDQFCTEMLSVALVDDSRRGVDSGTEFLRLNTCLVLRCFYKKWV; from the exons ATGTACTTGGATAAAGATGGTGAAGATCATGAGATCAAT ATATCTTCTGCAATATGCTTTTTACGAGGCAAGGCATATGAAGCATTGGAAAACCGTGTCCAGGCCCGACAGTG gCTTTGGAATGTCTTATTGAGAATCACATGCTTACATGCAACGAAG TTTCTTATGCAGGCGAAGACCACTTGCCCATCAGATCCACTAGTATACAATGAACCTGGTGTTGTTGCTTATCATTTGAAGGA GATATATGAAGAAGCTATTAAATTCTATGAGAAAGCACTTGCATTGTCGACAAGAAGTGTGAGTACTTATGCAGTTCTTGCATATGCTTACCATTTGCAG GATAATCTTAATGCAGCAATTACATACTATCAGAAG GCTCCATGGCTAAAACCAGACGATCAGTTTTGCACCGAAATGTTAAGTGTGGCTTTAGTAGATGATAGCCGTCGTGGTGTAGACTCCGGAACTGAATTTCTACGCTTAAATACTTGTTTGGTACtaaggtgcttttataaaaaatgggtatGA